ACTCACACGATCGTGGAATTCACCGGGGTGCGTGATATCACCCCTGTGTTCGTGGAAACCGTGCACTGGCGGGTATTCGCCACCATCATGCCTGCATTGTCACTCTGACGGTGGTGAAGTGCGGGTGAATTGGCCTAAGCTCCGTGGCTTATTCAGCTTGCTCCTCGCCGTGACGAGAACGAGTCGGTGCGCTGCGCCGCTCCGACGTGATCGCGACCCCGTGCGGGGCGCATACCTCGTTACCCTTGAAACTCCGGACTCGACGGCGATCCGTTGCCGGTGCGGTCACGAACGCTCAGTCATCCCGCCGTTCCGGCCAGGCGTTCCGGGAGTCGAGGTGTTCTATCAGCAGGCGTCCGAGCGTGCGCAGGTGCTCCCGCATCGTTTCCTCGGCGGCGGTCGGGTCCCCGTCCTCCAGCGCCCGCAACACCGCACCGTGGTCCCGGACACACGCCTGTGGCCATCCGGCGACCGCCAGGGATTGTTCCCGCGGAGCGTAGCGACTCGCGAGTTCGAAGAACCACGCGAGCTTGCGAGCCCCGGAAGCCTCGCCGAGCTCGTGGTGGAACCGGTTGAGCAACTCGGTGGCCGTGGTGCCGTCACCGAGCTCGTGAACTCGGGACAGCTCGTGCTGCAGTGCTCGCAGCTCTCGCACTCGTTCACCGGTGATCCGCCCGGCACAGCGTCCGGCGAGTCCCCCCGCGAGCAGAGCGCGCAACTCGAAGATGTCGTCGAGATCCTGCCTGCTCGGTGGTGCCACCGCGAACCCCTGGCGCGGTTCCAGTTCCACGAATCCTTCCGCGGAGAGGGCTATCAACGCCTCCCGGACCGGGGTCACGCTTATCCCCAGGTCCTCGGCGAGCTGGTCCAGCCGCAGGTATTCCCCCTCCTGCACCTGACCGGTGATGATCTGCTCACGGATGTGTACCGCGACCTCCTCAGGCAGTTGGGGTCTGCGTCCGCGGGATGGTGATCCGGATGCGGCCATCGAACTCCCGATCGTCGCGCGGGTGTGGCATCGAGTGCGATCGCCCGTGCCACCGGGACTCGGCCCGAACAGGGGCGGACCGAATTGTCGACGAATGTGGCGTTGCGCGCATCGTGTGACGGTCGCGGACCGCACCGTGCCGCCGGTGTTCGGACTGCCAGGTGCCGCTCCAGCGGGCAACGAAACTGTGCGCTGCCGATTTCCGGCCGAAATCCTTTCGCTTCCCTTGTGGGGCCAGCTCGTGGCCGCCACCACGGCGTATCGTCTGGAAGCGTGGTGGCTGATCCCTTCACAGGTGGCGTCCACGGGGAACTGACCCACAACCTCCCCGAAGGGCGCGCCGAGCAGATTACGCGTTCGCTGGCCGAGAAACGTCTCGACGACGTGCCCGGGCTCGCGCAACGGCTCATGGACGCGATATTCACGGACAACCCGGAATGGACCGATTACCGTCCGGTTCCTCGTGAGGACCTGTGGGAGGGGTGCGCCAACTACCTGGCCCGAGCGCTGCACGTGCTGAGCGGGCGTGTACCCCGCAGCGAGGACGACTCGGTGGCCTCGGCCATCGGCAGGCGACGCGCCGAACAGGGGGTCCCGCTCGAGGTGATGCTGCGGACCTTCCGGATCGGCGGCCGGATCCTCTGGGAAGCACTGGTCGAACAGGCCCACACCGACAAGGTCGATCCGGACGCCGTTCTCGGCGCGGCAACCACGATGTGGACCGTGATCGACGCGCTGTCGTCGGCGCTGTCCACCTCCTATCGCAACACCGAACTGGAGCAGCTGCGCAACGACGATCAGCGAAGGCACGCCCTGGTGGAGGACCTGCTCAGCGGGCGGGCACGCGACACCGCCTTCGCGCAGCGAACCGCCAAGGAACTCGACCTGCCGACCTCCGGCCCCTACGTCGTGGTGGTGGCCGAGATGATCTCCGACGGAAGTTTCGCGCTCCGTGGTCAGCAGGCCGCGCTCGCCGCGTTGCACATCCGTTCCGTCTGGCAGGTCCGAGCGGACACCCTGGTGGGGCTGATCGCGCTGGAGCAGCACGACGAGTCGAGTGCGCTGGGGGCCCTGCGACAACTCGTCAGAGGACGGGCCGCGGCTTCTCCGCTGGTCAGTGGCCTCGCGGAAACGGGCATGGCGCACGAACTCGCCCTCACGGCGCTGGGAACGTCACAGCGCGGGGCCGTCGAACTCGTCTCGCTGCAGCAACGCTATCCGGAAGCCCTGCTCGTCCAGTCGCCCGATCTCGCACGGCGGCTGCTCGACGACCAGTTCGGGGAGATTCTCGCGTTGCAGCCCAAGGAACGGGACATGCTGCTGGAGACTCTGGCCGCCTGGCTGGAGGAAAACTGCTCCACGGCCAATGCCGCCGTTCGGCTGCACTGTCACCGCAACACGGTGTTGAACAGGTTGCACCGAATCACGACGCTCATCGGCAGACCGCTGCACGGTCGTGACTCGTATGTGGCCCTCTCGCTGGCGCTGTCCGCGCTGCGGATGCGTGGCAACGACCGCTGACGGAACAGTCGAGTCGGCCGTCGTCAACCGATGTCGCGAACAAATCGCCGCGTTTTTTACATCTCGTTCGGCTTCGTTCGTTTTCTGTTCGTGACCTCGCTCGCATAACGGTCAGATTTTTACTGTGCGTATTCAATTGTGTTCCGAATGTCACTGAATAGTGGGGCTGATGTGCGAGATGCACAGTGACTGAGGGTCAACTCTGGGCGTGGCGGTATGGCGCCGCCGTGGTCCCGGTCACGACACTCGAAATACGACAGTTCGAGGCTTCTCGGTGGGTGCACGAGCAAAGGAGCACAGCGAAGTGCAGGAATTCGACCTCCTGGTGGTGGGCGGCGGCCCCGGTGGCTACGTCGCGGCGATCCGCGCGGCGCAGCGCGGTCTGTCGGTCGGCCTCGT
This portion of the Actinopolyspora lacussalsi genome encodes:
- a CDS encoding DNA-binding GntR family transcriptional regulator (product_source=COG1802; cath_funfam=1.10.10.10,1.20.120.530; cog=COG1802; pfam=PF00392,PF07729; smart=SM00345,SM00895; superfamily=46785,48008) yields the protein MAASGSPSRGRRPQLPEEVAVHIREQIITGQVQEGEYLRLDQLAEDLGISVTPVREALIALSAEGFVELEPRQGFAVAPPSRQDLDDIFELRALLAGGLAGRCAGRITGERVRELRALQHELSRVHELGDGTTATELLNRFHHELGEASGARKLAWFFELASRYAPREQSLAVAGWPQACVRDHGAVLRALEDGDPTAAEETMREHLRTLGRLLIEHLDSRNAWPERRDD
- a CDS encoding hypothetical protein (product_source=Hypo-rule applied; pfam=PF13556; superfamily=46458,46689) — its product is MVADPFTGGVHGELTHNLPEGRAEQITRSLAEKRLDDVPGLAQRLMDAIFTDNPEWTDYRPVPREDLWEGCANYLARALHVLSGRVPRSEDDSVASAIGRRRAEQGVPLEVMLRTFRIGGRILWEALVEQAHTDKVDPDAVLGAATTMWTVIDALSSALSTSYRNTELEQLRNDDQRRHALVEDLLSGRARDTAFAQRTAKELDLPTSGPYVVVVAEMISDGSFALRGQQAALAALHIRSVWQVRADTLVGLIALEQHDESSALGALRQLVRGRAAASPLVSGLAETGMAHELALTALGTSQRGAVELVSLQQRYPEALLVQSPDLARRLLDDQFGEILALQPKERDMLLETLAAWLEENCSTANAAVRLHCHRNTVLNRLHRITTLIGRPLHGRDSYVALSLALSALRMRGNDR